Genomic window (Temnothorax longispinosus isolate EJ_2023e chromosome 3, Tlon_JGU_v1, whole genome shotgun sequence):
TTTTTCTAAGGTTTGTTCTTTGTAGCTGAACTGGCTGTATTAGTTCAGAAAGTGTACACTAAAGCGTTTTTTGTAGCAGAATTGGTAAAAGTGTTGCCGttcttatggctcctgcacacaggacgcggcagCGCGGCATTGCGGCAACGCGGCACCGCGGTAACCAATCACCATCTGCCTTTCCGTACTACTTTCAAAAGTAGAACGGAAAGGCAAGACGGTAATTGGTTACCGCGGTGCCGCGTTGCCGGAATGCCGCGctgccgcgtcctgtgtgcagaagCCATTAGGGCtggtttataatagccgtaaccgttgatttaagccgtaatctttaagccTATttaaattgaccaatcacagtcgattattcttctcacattcgactgtgattggtcaatttcttaaagattacggcttaaatcaacagttacggctattataaatcaaCCCTTAGTAATGCTAATGCTGGGTCTAtaatgcgagtcgcaaagtcgtgagttgcaagaattgaccaatcacagacgaatttgaggagaataatcgactgtgattggtcaattcttgcgactcacgactttgcgactcgcattgtagacccagcataaGACttcatagacgcggaaacgccatgcggcagagtgcgttgaccaatcacaaattttgattttgccgcaggcgacttgcggcagccttctgattggtcaacgcactctaccgcacggcgtttccgcgtctatggagtcttatGCCCGTGTCACACTACGTATCGCGGATGCGGATCGGATTGGGATTACGGATCGCGGATCGGatatcagccaatcacagatGAGCTGCTCGTCCATGATTGGCTAGATTACGATCCGCGATCCGCAATCTCAATCCGATCCGCGTCCGCGATACGTAGTGTGAAGAGCACTTTAGCATTACAGTGCAAGAGAACTAGTGCAACAGTTCACTGTACTGGGGGTCGATTCTGTATTTTGAGGGTGCCTCCCCATGCaggacggaatctcggaaaacggaatctcggaatcattctgattggttaatCCCATGAGGCTATTGGTTAGCCTCATGGgactaaccaatcagaatgattccgagattccgttttccggGATTCTGTCTTGCATGGGGAGGCACCCTGagacgaggtgaaaattacaaaagtgaacagatttactagatttcgacaaatgaaattgtagattctctagtgaatttcctcacttttgtaattttcacctcgtccCAAGATACAGAATCGATCCCCAGAAGCCATGAGTGGGACCCAATTAACTGCGTCGCCAATTggctgatttaaaataaaaatttctaattggCTAGTTTAGTGGAAAAACTCCAAGCATCGGGGCTGTGAGTGGCTATAGTCAacggccgcgttcagcagacacaactgttgagttcgtcttatcaacactctacgctgattggttggttctaaaagtaagagccaatcacgttcgactgctactgagaggcttggtctgctgaacgcgtcCAATCGCAACGTGGCCAAACGGGATGCTCTCGCTTCCTCCGGCTTCAGCAGCTTCCGCTTCCGCTTCTGCTGAAGGCGCTGAACATCCATTCATTTCGTTTCAAAATACGTGAGCGTCTCGTGGATATCAAGTTCAGTTGGGAGTCCCCGattaatctatttatttataaaacagtgTAATGTGCAAGCTGCAAGAGACAGCAAGAGAATCAAAAATGCATATCGTATAAGATTATGGATGTTGCGTTATAATCTATTAGCATTTTTATAACCTCGGAAATAGTACCGTGGCTATTTGATTGCCGTGATAACTCACGTGAATGTAAGTaccctgtatatttatttcgtatcGTACAATACCTGCTATATGTGGGTAAACAAAACGtataacaaagaaataaaaaagaaaagtatttaCTTGGAGacacatttttcatattttgatgTGAAATTTCTGACCACTTACAATTCTGTTATAAATATCTGTGCAGATGTATTTGTGCAGaattgaaaaacatttaaatattcttttttttctgtatgtacatataaaattgtttttaggTCCAATTTGACGCTTTTATCTTACTTGgcaattttaacaaatatttactttcatCATGCAGAGGAGACAGGAACGCGAAGATTTTATGTaagaaaagttataatttataatattatgatattagAGATATATACCATTTTAACCCTCAAGCACCTCACTTTCTGGGCCATCCCTTAAGCCCaggtctacaataggtgttttaagtccTAAACCCAAGAAATTGATCAATCACtttcgaatttgaggagagtAATCGACTGTGagcgattaattttttaaggtttAGGACTTGGGGCCAGTTTCACAAACGccggttaacttttaaccttagGTTAACTTAATCTTTGTCTCTTTTTAACGTTCCCCTTAGACAGAGACAGAGTGAATTAACCAAGGGTTAAAAGTGAACCGACATTTGTAAAACTACgccttaaaacacctattgtagacctGGACTAACCGCACATGGGTTAGCGAGACTTACATATGTGTGTTTGAGAGTCAATTAACTGATTGATAActtctaaatattatattatgaaacATAGCTTTTAAATGTAACAGAATatacaatttgttaataatatttcatgttataaattaatactgtGCACATTCATGCAAAAgtgtttacttttattaagctagttatttattgtatcattaaattttattaaatttcaggTCTATTACCGCACCTGCATTAATGCCAAAGCTTATGTTGCCATATGTTTTTATCCCATCTCAGTTATGTAGTgcattaaaaagtatatattgtCCAAAAGGGGACTCTATTTCTCGTTCAAATCtacataacaattataaaaagtgCATTAAAAGTTTGTCTAATGTACGAACAATAATTCAGCGGGATTATTTAAGCGTATTGAAAATATGCTTATATCTAATACAATTTGAAGAAGATCTCGAATTAGGACGGTTTAGATTGTTAAACCATACAGTTGAGACGTCTgatttagaaaattgttttattatcagCCTGAAATCTTTGAATGGTGATCTTCATGTAATTAAACCAGACTGTGAAGTAGACATCAGagataatacaaaaaaagtaatttttgcaaaagtcGTGAAAGTGGTAGGAaatgatgtaataataaagcCCTATGATTCTGAGTAAGTTtgctacaattttattttaataatgctttaatatttttttattatttttacaaatatctatatacaatatatataaatacacacatgcacacacacaccacacacacatgtatatatgtgcatCCTTATTGGCATAAAGTATCtcttgatttctttttttcttttatattttttatttgtatttccaTTTTGCAAGAACGCAGTATCACAACGTATTATTGAGTCATTTTGGATTTGGTTTGAATACTTGCTTCCAATATGTGAactaatatctttatttacaattctttatatatgaaatggcAAGATATGAAAGTTAAACTGAGTCTTTTGTTTAACATATAACTACTTTACCATTAAGCTATTCAGCTATTCAGTCTACCCtacatattttaacatttgtgtaaatatatttagtctTTATagcaatgtaatataatagtgTAATTGAAGGATACAGgagaaaaatgcaattttaaaattcaagaCATTAGATATCTTAGGAGGCTATTGAAAaaagtactggcagtgaatatgcATAGTGTTTACATTGTATGTTGAGCTTTGTTGGATCTTTTTCACAAGCGCGTCGGATTATGATCGTTTTTCCCCAGCACGGTACATCTTTCGGCCTTATTTTGTAAATGAATTGTAACTTCTTGATGAAAACAgataagatttataaaagGTCTTTGAAAATGTCACAAGATAAGCATGATCAGatcaattttaacaaaaagtgGACTTTGATCATTTTTTCCCTGTACCCTTCACTTATGATGGAAACAGagacatatattaatatataatatgtatgtcaGGCGCAAAGACCGAAAACGTTCATCGAGCGAAAAACCGACCACAGCGCGTTATATATCGCGTGGTTCAAATATATCCATATATCCAAAAAGGCTACAACGCGATATTCGTATCGTGGCACTTCAAAAAACACAACGCGTTCTGGCAATGCGAAAATGCCACAACGCGACAAGTCGGTTTTTTCGTTCAGCGTTTTCGGTCCTTGAGCCTAACATACAtaatatgtaacataaataatataataattttatatatcatttagaaatgcaaaaacattgaaaatgaaggagaaaagatttaatataaattttgtggACCGACATTGGTCATTGAGATGCTGTCATTATGCATTAGAGATAGTAAGCAAATGCAATTGGATTGAGATTGTATATCCACAATTGAGGACAAATTGCATAGATATGGAAATGTAAGTTTtaaaatcgaatattttattatttggaatCATATCGTCATCATAACTCGTAACATATGTGTTATATAGCGATATTGAATGGATAAATGCTGATATGAAGGAAAATGAACCACAGAAGCAAGCAGTGAGGAAGATACTGAATAAGACAGCATACCCTGCaccttatataatttttggtcCCCCTGGTACCGGAAAGACAGCGACATTAGTTGAAACTATATGTCAGGTAATTTCTTTGTTAGATCTAACACATTGAgctaagttatttttttaattttaatttttttctgttttttttaattttaattttttggttgATAGATTGTGAGACACTTTCcgacgaaaaatatattggtGTGCACATCATCTAATGCAGCAGCTGATGAAATCACGAaaagattgataaaatatattccaacAAATTTGATATATCGAATGTATGCTCCATCTAGAGaatggtaaaaaatttattttcgttgcagtttttctcgtttccgtttttttttacaaataccgTAATTAACATTGCACAAGTAAAAGTTTgtctttaaatttgatttttatttgtaatgaTCACACAATTTCGCTTACGgcataaattttatgaagGGTGACAaaacacaatataaatatacgaatTGAATTTTGTCTGTTGAAAAACAGGTCGACTGTGAAGAATGAAATTCAATCATGTGCGAATTTTGTTCAAGAAACTACTCTCTTTTTGTCAAAAGAGTTACTGttacggaaaaaaattattattacaacatTAGTATCATCTGTAAGGTATGTATTTGACATGTTgttctattttcttttgtgtatgtatatgttattttagatatgcagtcaaaatttttacttttaatagttataatttctatatgattaaataaaattaattatacatatatgtaattctttatatGAACATTGTTTAGATATAGAGATActtcttaattaaattgatattgttaaattaaatttctatagaAGATATTTGACATGTCATGTATCGTTTATTACAGATTGATTGATGTAAATTTTCGGGAAAATCATTTTTCttacataattattgatgAGGCAAGTCAAGCGATTGAACCAGAGATGTTGATTCCTCTCGcgataacaaataaagaatCTGATGAGAAGACTAGATTTTATCCACAAATTGTTATCGCAGGTGATCCTTATCAATTGGGACCTGTTGTTTGTTGCAAAAGGATTGAGCATCTTCTCGGCAAGTTTTTTCAAAATGCACTAAATGTCGTGtaatctgtatatttttttactatttaatttattacccTAACAGGAAGATCCATGTTAGAAAGATTAATGGACGATTGTGATCCGTATAAAAAGCAGGATAGAACATATAATCCGAACTATATAACGAAATTAGTTCAAAATTTCCGTAGTCACGAAAATCTTTTACACGTgtcaaataaacaattttattgtgGTGACTTAAAGATCTGTGGAGGAGCCGATATACGAATGGCGTTGAACTGGTCACAATTGcccaataaaaattttcctaTGATATTCCAAGAAGTTTTAGGCACAGAAACAAGATCTGTAAACCGAaggttaatatatttaagtatatgCAAACTTTGTTACAATTGTCTTAAATCAggatcaaatttttatataattaatttgtctgcaaaattgcataaacataagcGTGATACATTTGCAGTGTCTGCAACACCGCCGAAGTACTGGCGGTACTAATGTATGTGAGTATCCTGATTAAGGAGAAATTTGGAAAACACGTGATAACACCAAAGGATATCGGGATCGTAACGCCTTTTAAACAACAGCAactagatattatttatcatctaGAAGCTATGAAGATAAAAGGCATAACTGTGGGAACAGTCGAAACATTTCAGGGACAAGAACGAAATGTGATGATTTTATCCACGGTACGATCTAAAGCCTTCGAACACAATGATAAAGAACACATTGGTTTCTTATCCAATCCAAAGGTATGTTATTCATTACATGTACTATGAACCTAGAATCCGTTAACTGTGAGTTAATTACTCTCACATAGAATCACCGTAGCATCACCCCGaattatatgtgtgtatatatacatatatcatcatCATGGGGGGATACACATAGCAGTTGCCACCAGTTGCCATGTGCGAACCAAcagtttaacgtctctttcgaAAGACGGAGCtcagtttctccgcacgagagTCCCCTATTTACTTCCCGTACGGGGAGTGCTgtttaaagtattaaaatttttgtgattAAAGTAGACTcgaacatatatgtatatatattattaattatttataattcggggtgatgtgtgtgtgtgtgtgtgtgtgtgtgcgcgtatatatgtatatgtatatgtaaaattatatgtaatttttttttttctagagaTTTAATGTTGCTTTAACACGTGCAAAAGCACTTATGATAATAATAGGAAATCCAAATATACTCTGCAAAAATGAACATTGGGAAGTACTTTGGAAATACTGCAAAAAACATAACGCAAATATTCCCTTTGAACAGTTGCCATTAAACAAGGATGTAATAGCGAAATTGAAAGGCAATTCTAAAGTTAAGTCGTGTAATGGCAGTGGCCCATCAAGGGCAACGGAGTTATCCGTTACTGTAGAGCTTGGGGAAGAAAATAGAACAAAAACATTTGATGAACTTGTgcgtaaaatggaaaatttaaagttaaagagagaaaatttaaagtcaaagaaagattaaaaataacgaccgattCATATAGGATTTAGgcattattgcattttttacgaGTGCACGTATATCATACATTGGTTTGATACATCATTTTAttaacgttttaattttaatcattttaaagtTACCTAAAAATCAGTATTAAGCGTAACATAATTAAAGATCATTGTTTTTAAGTTGCCTTGCCCGAAAGGGGTAAAAATATTAGTATTCAGTATGAAGTCCAAGGTTAAACGTCATTATTTTGTTAAGTGTAAGGGTTGATCACAGTACAAAGATATCagtattactaaatattaagTACGAGACAGATATACGAGAACACGATTGTTTAATATCTCTCTGATAATATTTGGATTGTTTTATAGATTGATcatatacacaaaaatttttcggGGGTAGTATGTGATATCAagtaattttacgaaaaaaactagggaatatatatgtataatgtatatataggtataaatagtataaaagaTAGCAGTGcagtatataatgtataattgatgtacaatatataatgcTATTAatctacaatttaaaaattactatataataattagttttaaagtaaatagtaagttttatataaaagattttaaatagtttttgcaCTGATCAtatgaaaatgaatttttatgtaaaaaatttgattttttaatcatgtacacgtttataattttaactataaaaCATATCGTATCATTTTAGTATGTATTTTAGAAGTAAGCGAGTTTTATACTGTAAATTCGTACTGTGAtattgtaaacattttaaacGAATGAACGCATGTATCAATCAAAATAAAAGCAgacttttgtaaaaaactatttttatttataacaaatgaTTCAAAGACATGTATCACTTGTCACTGTTCATCGGCAGGGTATTATACATTTCGatctaaaaaaaacttattttattcgagCAGCAGTTTAGCCTCATTTCCGTTAACTTTCTTATTGATACCATGCTGAACTGCAAACTCGTGTTTCACACTGGCAAACAGGATGTCCGTGAGAAGGAAGATTTGCGCTATGGCGAACGCCAGTGTTACCCCAAAGTAGAAATTTGCGTTCGCCGATCTGGAGTAGATCCATTGATGCCACACAGTCGGAGCGAAGACCGTGCAAAACAGTACAAAACAACCTACGATGAATCCTTGTTGCATGTCTGGAAAAAAAAGGCAAGGTAATTGTTAAAACAATTCGTGTCGCTCGGAATTGTACGAATGAAAGTATCAAGAGTTCGACTCTAACTCACGTTGGAACAAGTGCTTCCACAGCGGCAGTAGAGATATATAGAAGCCGACGTCTCCGATGCACGGATAGGACTTGAATATGGCAGCTATCGCTAGGTAGGAGAACGCCAATAGCATCGGATCGCGTCGTAATCGCAGCGCTAGGGGGACTATGTACAGTAAACTGACGTTTATCTGAAAGGACGCGATGAAAAGCCATCTGAAGTGCTCGAACATCTCCGTGAAGAAGTACCAGTACAGTCCGATATTCGGACGTAAGTCGGGAACAGTTAGGATGAAGCCGATGGTACTCCACAAAAACGACCAGCTCCCCATGATGCAGTAAGAAATGGCGAATAGGGCTGCCAGGATGCTCGTAAATGTGACCAGCATCGTAGCAATGCTGGTCTTTCGGTTCTTCGCCGTACTGGCAACGTAAATGGTTGCCGGTACCATGAGCGACACGGGATAAAGTCCTTGCAACGTCAATAACGCTATCGACGCGCAACTCCAGAGCACGGAGCGTCTCGTCATCGACACCAATGCGATTGAGTAGAGTAGATTGGTGAATACCGTGGTCGTCAGGCCAACGCAATTCAATATTATGTACGGGTTGAACAGATACGCTGTGGAAACGTATAACGCGGACGTGCTGGAAACGTCTTTACTAGGCTTCTTAGTCTTGTCCTTCTCCTCTTTTCTCTTCGTTGCCTGTAATTcaagttgaaataaatatcgtaTACCTTTTATCACGAAGATTTCAAACTAAACAAGTTTAAATTCTAATACTGTACCAACCAACTCAATTGCATAATGTTTGGCTGCAAGAGCGAGGCACAGAGCAGTGGTTAGGTCGGCAACAACAAACAGCAGAAATAATGCCCACTGAGGTAAGTATTCCTGCATCAAGTCGAACGCGTACAAGCCGATCGGGGTCTCGTGAAACAGATCTCCCTCGTATGGGTCTACGCCGATTTTATGCAGGTAAACTCCTTCGGTTACTGGAAAATCAAGAATGCGTTGAAAACGCGACTGCAAAGTCAATTTGGCGCTAATTAATCAAAACGATATTTAACATCAGAACTACCAGAGCAGTCAGAGCGACtggtttataattttttacgaaaattactCAAATTCATAACTGTGTATTTTCTTAAGATCTTCCATGACATTGGTCGCAAATGATCAAATCGATCAATTTATTTTCCCCTTtatccatttttttctttttttaagaaattaatcgtCGATAGTTctaatgttaatatttcagcgtttaaaatacaaacaatCGAACATGACCGTGAGGAAAAACTACGCTCGTCCTGGAGCTGGAGAGCAGGCCGTGCCAGACCCCGCGACTAACCTCTCTTCCAGGAGTTCAAGGCGGTCGACACCTCGACGCGGTTGCCGATGATCTTCTGATACTCGGAGTTCATTATCAGCAGCCTGATGGTGCCGGCCAGGGCGAAATTCGACAGCCACTTTCTCGACATGATCCTTATCCTATCCTATCCTCAACACTACCGCAATCGATTCATCTGTCCCGCTCGCGGACGTAACCTTTATTGTGTGGCACCGGCGTCCGGGAGGGCATTAGTTTCCGACGCGGGACACCTGTTATCGATAAACCGACGCACCTGGCGGACCGTCTTCGCCGTCACTTAATCCGCGCGATACGCCTTCGCATTTATCTCAATTATCGCGCAGCGATCACGCCGCGAACGCGAAGGAGATCGAGACGCCGTTGACACATCGGCGACACTCCCGAATTCCGAATCTCCCGATACGTCGTGCACGATAAAACGCGCGTTCATTCATAATTACGTTTGAAAGAACTGCCGTAATTCGATGGATATTTTATTCGCCTTTGAACACTTAAAATGCCAAGTATCTTATACTGTCAGTAGTCGCTCTATCGTCACTAATAAACGTCacttattatttacaaaagtgtATTCTATCAAGAATCGATAAAAAGTTATACGAATTTTGATTTTggtatcaaataaatttaataattaattgtggaGCTACATAAGATGGTTGCGTAATTCCTAAATGTGTtctaataattgtattattattattattgtattttaatgtgaattaattaagttgtgttaaaaataatcaatcgtttgttacaaataaatttttgctatAGATATTACTtctagaaaattattaacaaaaaacttaaacattaatatacacatatgtttgaaaacttttttagtttgtataatattatatcagtATGATAGCTTCATAAAACttagaaaagaataattataaaaaatacttttactaAAAGAATATACTAAactaatacttaaaaatatactaaaagaatatttaagtaataaagaatttaaaaattcttaagaaagtatatctaaaattttaatgaaattttaatttatttcataattattttaattattcattatgtaatttcattgaaacaattaaatattcatttttaaaatatgttaatatttttcagtcataccgacaaaataaattttaattttatgtagacACTAATTATTTCGTAATGCCAATTgctattaattatcaattattaataccATGGAACTAATCGCGCTTTCTTACCACTTCACGAGGACATTTATACTTTTTCgtataatactataatatattatcatttaaactaataatgaataaataatggatACATACGTATGCAAAAAATGTGGAACGCTTCACGATTTTGCGTGTCATCCTTGCGCAG
Coding sequences:
- the Pig-u gene encoding phosphatidylinositol glycan anchor biosynthesis class U protein isoform X2, coding for MQEYLPQWALFLLFVVADLTTALCLALAAKHYAIELATKRKEEKDKTKKPSKDVSSTSALYVSTAYLFNPYIILNCVGLTTTVFTNLLYSIALVSMTRRSVLWSCASIALLTLQGLYPVSLMVPATIYVASTAKNRKTSIATMLVTFTSILAALFAISYCIMGSWSFLWSTIGFILTVPDLRPNIGLYWYFFTEMFEHFRWLFIASFQINVSLLYIVPLALRLRRDPMLLAFSYLAIAAIFKSYPCIGDVGFYISLLPLWKHLFQHMQQGFIVGCFVLFCTVFAPTVWHQWIYSRSANANFYFGVTLAFAIAQIFLLTDILFASVKHEFAVQHGINKKVNGNEAKLLLE
- the Pig-u gene encoding phosphatidylinositol glycan anchor biosynthesis class U protein isoform X1; the encoded protein is MSRKWLSNFALAGTIRLLIMNSEYQKIIGNRVEVSTALNSWKRVTEGVYLHKIGVDPYEGDLFHETPIGLYAFDLMQEYLPQWALFLLFVVADLTTALCLALAAKHYAIELATKRKEEKDKTKKPSKDVSSTSALYVSTAYLFNPYIILNCVGLTTTVFTNLLYSIALVSMTRRSVLWSCASIALLTLQGLYPVSLMVPATIYVASTAKNRKTSIATMLVTFTSILAALFAISYCIMGSWSFLWSTIGFILTVPDLRPNIGLYWYFFTEMFEHFRWLFIASFQINVSLLYIVPLALRLRRDPMLLAFSYLAIAAIFKSYPCIGDVGFYISLLPLWKHLFQHMQQGFIVGCFVLFCTVFAPTVWHQWIYSRSANANFYFGVTLAFAIAQIFLLTDILFASVKHEFAVQHGINKKVNGNEAKLLLE
- the LOC139809747 gene encoding putative helicase MOV-10, which produces MQRRQEREDFMSITAPALMPKLMLPYVFIPSQLCSALKSIYCPKGDSISRSNLHNNYKKCIKSLSNVRTIIQRDYLSVLKICLYLIQFEEDLELGRFRLLNHTVETSDLENCFIISLKSLNGDLHVIKPDCEVDIRDNTKKVIFAKVVKVVGNDVIIKPYDSENAKTLKMKEKRFNINFVDRHWSLRCCHYALEIVSKCNWIEIVYPQLRTNCIDMEIDIEWINADMKENEPQKQAVRKILNKTAYPAPYIIFGPPGTGKTATLVETICQIVRHFPTKNILVCTSSNAAADEITKRLIKYIPTNLIYRMYAPSREWSTVKNEIQSCANFVQETTLFLSKELLLRKKIIITTLVSSVRLIDVNFRENHFSYIIIDEASQAIEPEMLIPLAITNKESDEKTRFYPQIVIAGDPYQLGPVVCCKRIEHLLGKSMLERLMDDCDPYKKQDRTYNPNYITKLVQNFRSHENLLHVSNKQFYCGDLKICGGADIRMALNWSQLPNKNFPMIFQEVLGTETRSVNRSVCNTAEVLAVLMYVSILIKEKFGKHVITPKDIGIVTPFKQQQLDIIYHLEAMKIKGITVGTVETFQGQERNVMILSTVRSKAFEHNDKEHIGFLSNPKRFNVALTRAKALMIIIGNPNILCKNEHWEVLWKYCKKHNANIPFEQLPLNKDVIAKLKGNSKVKSCNGSGPSRATELSVTVELGEENRTKTFDELVRKMENLKLKRENLKSKKD